The stretch of DNA TTCGATAGCTCGCCCATATCGGTGCTCACGCGGAAGCGTCCATTGAGCAACGCGGCGTCGCTGATGTGCCAGTGTTCGGGATAGACCTGCACCACCTCGATCGGCAATGCGATCGACGCTTCGGCCCAGGAGCGGAGGATATTTGCGTCCGCCGCCACGCCAACGACCTTCAACCCATCGATCAAGCCGCGCCGGCTGTTGATATAGGCAAGGTCGCCGAGCGTCTCGCAGGGATGGTTGGAGCGTGTGCGCGCGTTGATGACAGGGACCGGCGAGGCTGCCGCCACCGCCTTCAATGTCGCAAACTCCTTCGTGCGGATCACCAGCATGTCGAACCAGTTGCCGAGATAACCCGAGAGATCGCCGGTTTCCTCCCTGGCATTGAAGCCGATCGGCACATGCACGCAAATACCGCCCATCGCCTGGATGCCGAGATCGAAGGCGGTCGTATTGCGCCAGCCGCCGTCATCGACAATCAGCGCGACGCGTTTGCCCGCAAGGCTCTGCGGCATCGTGCGCTCATCCCAGGCTTTGGCAAGCTCACCGGCGCGACCGATGATCGACCGCAGCCCGGCCTCCGGAATGTCGTGAAACTCCAGAAAATTCCGGGCCAAATCCGTCATCCAAAATCTCCGTCAGCCATGACACGTCACCACAATACCTTTCGCTGGCCTCACGACAATCGCCGAAGCAACCGCGAATCACATTGCATACCGCGTTGGATACCCTGGCGATTCGTCTTCCAAGCCATGCCCCTGGGTCCGGCTCAAGCCTTAAATCGTTCGGCGATCGGTTTTATGATGCCGACACGGGAAGTATCGGCCAAGGCAGAACACTGGGTTTTTCTCCGAAGCAAATTGCCTTTTCATCACAAAGGATTAGTGACTGGCTCCATCCTTCACCCATTTAGAGTATTGATGAAGATCGACGACGTTATATGGTCGCGCTGCCGCGTTAAAACGTCGAGACCGCCCGAATTTCTTATTTCGGGGGACGACTCTATGCGACAAAAACTCTATAAAAAGTTAGACTAAACTGGGAAGATCCATGGGAGGGGTCATGGAACGACGACTGAGCGCTATTCTCGCTGCAGACGTCGTCGGCTACAGCCGGCTGATGGGCATCGATGAATCCGGCACGTTGCAGGCGCTGAACCGCCATCGCTGCGAGCTGGTCGACATTCGTATTTCAGACTACAAGGGCCGGATCGTTAAACTCACCGGCGATGGCATCCTTGCCGAATTCCAGAGCGTGGTGAATGCGGTGGCCTGTGCCGCCGAGATCCAGCGCAGCATGGCCGCCCGTAACGAGAACGTGCCCAAGGACGAGCGCGTCGAATTCCGCATCGGCATCAATCTCGGCGACGTCGTGGTCGAGAACGGCGACATATTCGGAGATGGGGTCAATCTCGCCGCCAGGCTTGAGCGTATCGCAGCGCCGGGCGGCATCGCCGTGTCGGCCTCGGTGCGTGACCAAGTCGGCTCGCGCCTCAATCTTGGCTTCGAATTCATCGGCGAACATATACTGAAGAACATCAGGCAGCCTGTTCAGGTCTATACCGTCAGCTTGGCGCCGCCTTCCTCCGCCAGATTGGTCGCGCAGAATCGCAATACCTGCTTCATCGCGGTGCTGCCCTTCACCAATATGAGCGGCGATGCCGATCAGGATTATTTCTCCGACGGCATTACCGAAGATATCATCACCGATCTTTCCAAGATCTCCAGCCTGCACGTCGTGCCGCGCAATACCATCTTCACCTATAAGGGCATATCGGTGAAGGTGAAGCGGCTCGCCCAGGAGCTTGGCGTGCGCTACGTGCTCGAGGGAAGTGTACGCATCGTCGGCAATCGCGTGCGCATTTCCGGTCAGCTGATCGATACCGCCAATGGCGACCATCTCTGGGCCGAGCGTTACGACCGCGATATGACTGACATCTTTGCCATCCAGGACGAGATCACCCATGCGATCGTCGGCCAGTTGAAGGTGCGCCTGCTACCGGAAGAGAAGAAGGCGATCGCGACTGAGCCGACCGCCAATGTCGAGGCCTATACCTACTATCTCAGGGGCCGCCAGCTCTCCCACACCTGGACCAAATCCTATCTCCAGCTCGCAAGGCGCATGTTCTGCAAGGCGGTCGAGCTCGATCCGGATTATGCCCGCGCCTATGCCGGCATCGCCGATTGCGACGCGGCGATCCGCGACTGGGCACCTGACGACGTGCCGCTGAGGCGCATCCTCGAGATGAGCGCCCGTGCCCTGGCGCTTGATCCCGACCTTCCCGAAGCCCACGCCTCTCATGGTCTCGCTTTGCATCAGAGCGGCTATGACGATAGGGCGGCGGCGGCCTTCGAACGTGCCCTGGCGCTCGACCCGAACCTCTTCGAGGCGAATTTCCATTATGCCCGGTTCTTCTTCATGCACGGCAACTTTGCCGAATCGGTGCAATATTTCACCCGCGCCGCCGCAATCCGTCCGGACGACTACGTCTCGCCGATCCACCTGATGTCGGCCTACCGCTCGCTCGGCCGGGTGTTGGACACGGAAAACTGGGCGCGCCTCGGCCTGCTGCGCGCCGAACGCGCCCTGAACCTCAATCCGGAAAATTCCGGCCCCGCCCATCGCGGCGCGCTGGCGCTTGCCCATATGGGCGATGCGACAAGGGCACGCGACTGGGCGGCGCGTGCGATCGCCATCGATCCCGACGACATCGTCGCGCAGTATAATCTCGCCTGCGTCTATTCCGTTCTCGGCGACGTCGACCAGGCGATCGATCTGCTGGAGAAGCTGCTGCCGAACAGCTCCGTCTACCATATCAAATGGTTCGACAATGATTCCGATCTCGACAACATCCGCGACGATCCCCGCTTCCGGAAGTTGCTCACCGCCGCAATGATGCAGCGCGAACGGATCGAAAGGACCGGAAGCTAACGCCGGTCTTTCCCGGCGTTCACCCAATCTTCAAAATCGCTGTGACATCGCTACAGCACCTCTGTAATCTCCTATGAAAACAGGGGGACATCTGTGCGCATCCTGCTCACCGAAGACAATATCGCGCTGGCCGACGGCCTGTCGGCGATCTTGCGCGGCACGGGCCATGCCGTTGATGTCGTGCATGATGGTGCGTCTGCCAATGCGGTCATCGCCGCGGAAAATTTCGATCTGGTGATCCTCGACCTCAACCTGCCGGAGATGGACGGTCTCGACGTGCTGCGCGCCATGCGCGCCCGGCAGAATCAGGCCGCCGTTCTCATCCTGACCGCGCGCGGCACGCCGGAAGAGCGGGTGAAGGGGCTCGATCTCGGCGCCGACGATTATCTGATCAAGCCCTTCGACATTGCCGAATTCGAGGCCCGGGTGCGCGTGCTGCTGCGCCGCCAGGCCGGGCTGCGCTCGGCGACGGTCAGCTTCGGCGGCATCTCCTTCGATCTCAATTCCCGCACCTTTTCAGCAGGCGCCACTCCGCTCGATATTCCTGCTCGCGAGCTCGGTCTGCTCGAAATCCTCTTCATGCGGGCCGGCAAGGTCGTCGCCAAGGAAGCGATCATTCAATCGCTGACCGCCTTCGACGACGACATTTCCGCAAACGCCATCGAGCAATATGTCAGCCGCCTGCGTAAGCGCCTGTCGCCGCACGGCCTGACCGTCAAGACCGCGCGCGGCATCGGCTATTATCTCGACAAGCTGCCCGAGGCCTCATGAAAGCCGCCTATTCCCTCCGGCGCCGGCTGCTCTTCTGGCTGCTCGTCTCGACAGCCGTCATCGGTACGCTGGCACTTGCCGATACCTATCGCGAGGCGGTCCAGACCTCCAATATCGTCTCCGACCGCGTGCTCGCCGGTTCCGCGCTGGCGATCGCCGAGCGCGTCGTCGTCGCCGAGGACGGCACGCTGCAGGTCGATATCCCCTATGTCGCACTGGAGATGCTGACCTCGGCCGCGCAGGATCGCGTCTTCTACCGCGTCGACGGCCCGCCGGGCCAATTCATCACCGGCTACCAGTCCCTGCCGGTCCTCAAGAAGACGCCGGGCGATGCCGCCGCCTTCGCCGACGATAGCTTCCGCGGCGAGCCGATCCGAATCGCCACACTCGAACGCTCCGCCTCGACAGGCATCCGCTCTGTGCCCTTCGTGGTGACGGTCGCCGAAACCACCATCGCTCGCCGGCAGCTGGCGCAGGCGATCCTCGTCCGCTCCGCACTCCGTCTCGCCTTCATGATCGCGGGCGCTGCCGTCATCGTCTGGATCTCGGTCACGGTGGCTCTGCGCCCGCTCTACAAGCTCGGCGACGCCATCGGCGAACGCAGCCCCGATGACCTGCATCCGATTGAGCAGACCGTGCCGAGCGAGGTCGAACCGCTCGTCGATACGGTGAACTCCTTCATGGTCCGCCTGCAATCGGCGCTCGATGCGCTCCGCCATTTCACCGGCAATGCCAGCCATCAGCTGCGCACCCCGCTGGCGATCATCCGCACTCAGCTCGCCCTTTCCGCCCGTGCCGGCTCGCTCGACGAGGCCCAAGCGGCGGCACTGAAGGGCGACCAGGCGGTGGCACATGCCGAACGCATCATCGCCCAGCTTCTCCTGATGGCCAAGATTGACGCCGCCACCGCCAAGGAGGCGCTCACCGCCTCCGCCATCGATCTCGCCGCCATTGCCCAGGAGATCACCGGCGAACAGATCCCGACGGCCGCTGTTGCCGGCATCGATCTCGGCTTCGAGGGCGAGAGCCCGGCGATGGTCCGCGCCGAGCCGCTGCTGATCGGCGAAATGCTGCGCAATCTTGCCGGCAATGCCATCGCCTATGCCGGTAAGGGAGCTGAGGTCACCGTCCGCATCATCGCCGCGTCAGAGACGGTCCGCCTCGAAGTCGAGGACAATGGCCCCGGTATTCCGCGCGAGAAGCTGGAAGCAGTGCGCCGGCGTTTTTCGCGCGGCAATGAGTCCGGTGCGCCCGGTGCTGGCCTCGGCCTGCCGATCGTCGAAGAAATCGCCAATCTTTTCAATGCCGCGCTGACGCTGGAGCCGGGCACAGGCGGTAAGGGCCTGAAGGCGGCGGTTACCTTTGCCAAGGCAGCGTAAAAGCCTTTGGCAATTCAAAATGCGACTGCGTCCTTTGCGCGTCTAAAACGACGCGCGGCGCTGTAGACCTTTCCGCCTTGCTTTCTTTCGCTGCATTGCACACACTGATCTCGGGAACAGCAAGCC from Rhizobium leguminosarum bv. trifolii WSM1325 encodes:
- a CDS encoding aspartate/ornithine carbamoyltransferase carbamoyl-P binding domain protein (PFAM: aspartate/ornithine carbamoyltransferase carbamoyl-P binding domain~KEGG: ornithine carbamoyltransferase protein; K00611 ornithine carbamoyltransferase); this translates as MTDLARNFLEFHDIPEAGLRSIIGRAGELAKAWDERTMPQSLAGKRVALIVDDGGWRNTTAFDLGIQAMGGICVHVPIGFNAREETGDLSGYLGNWFDMLVIRTKEFATLKAVAAASPVPVINARTRSNHPCETLGDLAYINSRRGLIDGLKVVGVAADANILRSWAEASIALPIEVVQVYPEHWHISDAALLNGRFRVSTDMGELSNADVVTTDSWPGDAASDALAGYRIGADVLDRLREDAIFLPCPPVRRGQEVTAEAMAHPLCQSRVAKAFLLHAQNALMEWVAT
- a CDS encoding adenylate/guanylate cyclase with TPR repeats (PFAM: adenylyl cyclase class-3/4/guanylyl cyclase; TPR repeat-containing protein; Tetratricopeptide TPR_2 repeat protein~SMART: Tetratricopeptide domain protein~KEGG: ret:RHE_CH03586 adenylate cyclase protein), translating into MERRLSAILAADVVGYSRLMGIDESGTLQALNRHRCELVDIRISDYKGRIVKLTGDGILAEFQSVVNAVACAAEIQRSMAARNENVPKDERVEFRIGINLGDVVVENGDIFGDGVNLAARLERIAAPGGIAVSASVRDQVGSRLNLGFEFIGEHILKNIRQPVQVYTVSLAPPSSARLVAQNRNTCFIAVLPFTNMSGDADQDYFSDGITEDIITDLSKISSLHVVPRNTIFTYKGISVKVKRLAQELGVRYVLEGSVRIVGNRVRISGQLIDTANGDHLWAERYDRDMTDIFAIQDEITHAIVGQLKVRLLPEEKKAIATEPTANVEAYTYYLRGRQLSHTWTKSYLQLARRMFCKAVELDPDYARAYAGIADCDAAIRDWAPDDVPLRRILEMSARALALDPDLPEAHASHGLALHQSGYDDRAAAAFERALALDPNLFEANFHYARFFFMHGNFAESVQYFTRAAAIRPDDYVSPIHLMSAYRSLGRVLDTENWARLGLLRAERALNLNPENSGPAHRGALALAHMGDATRARDWAARAIAIDPDDIVAQYNLACVYSVLGDVDQAIDLLEKLLPNSSVYHIKWFDNDSDLDNIRDDPRFRKLLTAAMMQRERIERTGS
- a CDS encoding two component transcriptional regulator, winged helix family (PFAM: response regulator receiver; transcriptional regulator domain protein~SMART: response regulator receiver~KEGG: ret:RHE_CH03587 two-component response regulator protein), translating into MRILLTEDNIALADGLSAILRGTGHAVDVVHDGASANAVIAAENFDLVILDLNLPEMDGLDVLRAMRARQNQAAVLILTARGTPEERVKGLDLGADDYLIKPFDIAEFEARVRVLLRRQAGLRSATVSFGGISFDLNSRTFSAGATPLDIPARELGLLEILFMRAGKVVAKEAIIQSLTAFDDDISANAIEQYVSRLRKRLSPHGLTVKTARGIGYYLDKLPEAS
- a CDS encoding histidine kinase (PFAM: Two-component sensor kinase domain protein; ATP-binding region ATPase domain protein; histidine kinase HAMP region domain protein; histidine kinase A domain protein~SMART: ATP-binding region ATPase domain protein; histidine kinase A domain protein~KEGG: ret:RHE_CH03588 two-component sensor histidine kinase protein) — translated: MKAAYSLRRRLLFWLLVSTAVIGTLALADTYREAVQTSNIVSDRVLAGSALAIAERVVVAEDGTLQVDIPYVALEMLTSAAQDRVFYRVDGPPGQFITGYQSLPVLKKTPGDAAAFADDSFRGEPIRIATLERSASTGIRSVPFVVTVAETTIARRQLAQAILVRSALRLAFMIAGAAVIVWISVTVALRPLYKLGDAIGERSPDDLHPIEQTVPSEVEPLVDTVNSFMVRLQSALDALRHFTGNASHQLRTPLAIIRTQLALSARAGSLDEAQAAALKGDQAVAHAERIIAQLLLMAKIDAATAKEALTASAIDLAAIAQEITGEQIPTAAVAGIDLGFEGESPAMVRAEPLLIGEMLRNLAGNAIAYAGKGAEVTVRIIAASETVRLEVEDNGPGIPREKLEAVRRRFSRGNESGAPGAGLGLPIVEEIANLFNAALTLEPGTGGKGLKAAVTFAKAA